The DNA sequence TGCCTTCGTTCGGCGTGATGCCGGCGTCGCGCAGCTTGCGCTCCAGGTCGGTGCCGGTCGAAGCGTCGGCCAATTCGTCCTGGGCTTGCAGTTCAGCCGCGCGTTGCTGTTGCTTGGCCTGCAGGCGGTTGAGCGTGCCGACAGCCGTTTCCAGCTTGCCGTTGGCACCGCCACTGGCGATTGAAGCACTGACCTGGGCTTTCTGTACGCTTTCACGGGCCTTGGCCATGTCCACCTGCTGACGCAGGCTTTTGATGCGGCTTTCGGCCTTGGTGATGTCTTTGCGCATGTTGTCCGCGTAACCACCGAATTCGGTCGCGTGCTTTTGCTCGGCGTCCAGTTCATTGGTCAGGGTCGAAATGGCTTCGGCCACTTCCAGCGCCAGGTCTTCACGGTTGGCCTGGATCGCGGCCAGGGCCTTGGCTTCCAGGTCCTTGATCTTGGCGTTGTACTCGCCCACGCGATCCGTCGACAGTTTGTGCTTGGCCATGATGGTGACCAGCTCACGCTTGGCGTTGGCCAGCGCGGTGTCGGCATCGCGAATTTCCTGGTCGAGGATGCGCAAGGCCTGTTGGTCGACGATCGATTCGCCGACTTCGTTGGCACCGCCACGCAGGGCGGTGAACAATTTGCTCCAGATGGACTGAGTCATGGGACAGTTCCTGTTCGGCGAAATTAAATGAAGAAGCGTTCGAAGGCTTCGCTGGCGCGCTGGACGTTGTCGACGAGGGTTTTCACCTCGGTCACGACGTTGGTCAGGCTGGAATCGGAGCTCAAGGCGCCGAACATGTTGTAGACGACCTGCCCGTTGGGCATGGACTCGATACCGATCGAGGACAGCGGGAACATTTCCCGGCTACGCAGCACGGCATCATTGAAGGCCGCAACGTCGTTGATCGACTCGACATCCACCAGGACGGTATCGACGATGACTTGATCGCCCACCACCGCGATGTAAATCGGCAAACCACCAAAATCGTTCATTTCCAGCTTGATGCTGGACTCGGAACCTTGAACGAGGGAGAGGGTGATTTCGTTCGCCACCACTTCATCCAGGGCCTGAAGGGCGCTGTAGAGGCGGTCGATGTTCCAATTGTTACCTGCGCTCATGTAATTCTCCGACATGAATGAGCCAGCCAGAATCGGTTGGCGTAGCTGTTTCTCCATCTGCTTGAGCAGGCTTCGGTTTTCGGGAAGCACCCAAGTCTCGTGTTTCACATACCCGGCGGCACTCAAGCCCGCGCGCATCTGCTTCATGTAGAAGCTCGACGGTTTTTTCGCGGAGGATTTCGATCGCTCTCCCTTGCGGCTCGCTGAATCGGTCACAGGTCCGTCTGGCGGATCTGCTGGAGAGCTACTTGGCATGGTGCGGACCTCACTGTGAAAAACTCACGCGTGAGAAACACTACAGGTAGTTTTAAAAGCCCACAATAGCTCACGCGTGAGATTTTATTGATCACAAGCACCGACCGCTCTTGTGGCGAGGGAGCTTGCTCCCGCTGGGGCGCGAAGCGGCCCCTAAGCCCAGTACCGCGGTGTG is a window from the Pseudomonas brassicacearum genome containing:
- a CDS encoding PspA/IM30 family protein yields the protein MTQSIWSKLFTALRGGANEVGESIVDQQALRILDQEIRDADTALANAKRELVTIMAKHKLSTDRVGEYNAKIKDLEAKALAAIQANREDLALEVAEAISTLTNELDAEQKHATEFGGYADNMRKDITKAESRIKSLRQQVDMAKARESVQKAQVSASIASGGANGKLETAVGTLNRLQAKQQQRAAELQAQDELADASTGTDLERKLRDAGITPNEGSANAILERLKKKSAE
- a CDS encoding YjfI family protein, which encodes MKQMRAGLSAAGYVKHETWVLPENRSLLKQMEKQLRQPILAGSFMSENYMSAGNNWNIDRLYSALQALDEVVANEITLSLVQGSESSIKLEMNDFGGLPIYIAVVGDQVIVDTVLVDVESINDVAAFNDAVLRSREMFPLSSIGIESMPNGQVVYNMFGALSSDSSLTNVVTEVKTLVDNVQRASEAFERFFI